The following are from one region of the Coffea eugenioides isolate CCC68of chromosome 2, Ceug_1.0, whole genome shotgun sequence genome:
- the LOC113759951 gene encoding DNA damage-repair/toleration protein DRT102, protein MAQEPAARKLKIIAGADSFGCTLKDNLVSQLRDLSIEVEDLGTNKYYSVGEEIGRRVSQASANPDSSVETRGLVACGTGVGVGIFANKFPGVYAATCVTPEEAHNARSINNCNVLAVSGMLTEPDAAKKILQNFLDTPFKSPCPAFGSNPWPAEIETFLENSVSEMSGIGKSEEKVDVPCDLCSLLKNRKEGDFTPVDIMPGASMKIIRENPTSAIVRFKAGAMEPAHHHTFGHDLVVTKGSKRVWNLTKGTKYDLVAGDYLFTPAGDVHRVKYFEDTEFFIKWDGHWDIFLDEDLAAAHAAAEKDAN, encoded by the coding sequence ATGGCACAAGAACCCGCCGCCAGAAAGCTCAAAATCATCGCCGGAGCCGACTCCTTCGGCTGCACACTCAAAGACAACTTAGTCTCCCAACTCCGCGATCTCAGCATCGAAGTCGAAGACCTCGGCACCAACAAATACTACTCCGTCGGTGAAGAAATCGGCCGACGCGTCAGCCAAGCCTCGGCTAACCCGGACTCATCAGTCGAAACCCGTGGCCTGGTCGCTTGTGGCACCGGCGTCGGCGTAGGCATCTTCGCGAATAAATTCCCCGGCGTCTACGCCGCAACGTGTGTCACCCCAGAAGAAGCCCACAACGCCCGATCAATCAATAACTGCAATGTCCTCGCCGTCTCCGGCATGTTGACGGAGCCCGATGCCGCGAAAAAGATTCTCCAGAATTTTCTAGATACTCCGTTCAAATCTCCCTGCCCTGCCTTCGGGTCGAACCCCTGGCCGGCTGAAATCGAAACATTTTTGGAGAATTCCGTCTCAGAAATGTCAGGAATAGGAAAATCGGAGGAGAAGGTAGATGTTCCGTGTGACTTATGCTCATTGCTGAAGAATCGGAAGGAGGGGGATTTTACTCCCGTGGATATAATGCCCGGGGCGTCGATGAAGATCATCAGGGAGAATCCAACATCGGCTATAGTTCGATTTAAGGCCGGGGCGATGGAGCCGGCGCATCATCACACATTTGGGCATGATCTGGTGGTGACCAAGGGGAGCAAGAGGGTGTGGAACTTGACTAAAGGGACGAAGTATGATTTGGTTGCGGGAGATTACTTGTTTACCCCTGCTGGTGATGTGCATAGAGTCAAGTATTTTGAGGATACCGAGTTCTTCATCAAGTGGGATGGGCATTGGGATATCTTCCTGGATGAGGATCTTGCTGCTGCCCATGCTGCTGCAGAAAAGGATGCAAATTAG